The region AAAGGTTGTTATTACAGGAGAATTGGAACTCCTTACCGGTCTACGCATAGGAGGTTCAGAATCCGGTATATCCATCGGCGGTGCTGATACTGTTATTATCCGTAATGCCACTGATGGCAAACCATACATCCCCGGAAGTTCCTTAAAAGGAAAAATGCGTTGCTTGCTTGAGAAAGTTCATTGTCCTGGAAAACTTAATTCTGTCGCCAACTCAAAAATCTTTACCTGTGATTCGTTAAATACTTATAATGACCCTCAAAGAGGCATTATCTTTCATATATTCGGGATTACAAACAACGAAATTGAAAAGTTAAAAAGAGATAATCAATCTTACAAAATAAGCAGTGCTTTACCTACACGACTGATAGTTCGAGATGCCTCTCTAACTAAAGAATCTGTTCAAAAGTTAGAGGAGTCGTCATATGTAGATTTACCCTATACACAGCTAAAAACAGAAGTAGTTATAGACCGTATAACTTCCGCCGCAACCCCCAGAAAAATAGAACGCGTTCCTGCCGGTGTAAAATTTAATTATGCTTTTGTGCTCAATCTTTACAATCCGCCAGATTTAGAAGAGGAATGGCTAAAATCTATACTTTACACCCTCAAAGAAGGAATGGACCTACTTGAAGACGATTACCTCGGTGGGATGGGCTCTCGTGGTTACGGACAGATAAAGTTTGCCACAAGAGAAATCAAAGTCGAAAACTTAAACCCAGAAATATCATTAGAAGAAAATTCGACCTTCAAAGATTGGAGAAAAGAATTTGAAAGAAAGGTCTCACAATAAGGAGACAGCATCATGCCCTATTATCGAATAAAGCTAAAACCTAAAGGACCCTTTTTCATAGGTCAAAACAGTCATGCCCGAAAATCCACCGCTATTGTTCATTCCGATGTACTCCATTCCGCTTTAATATGTGTTTCCGCAATAACAGATACATACTGGCTCTGTGAACGAGCAACAAACTTAAAACTATCGTCAATCTATCCTTATTACAAAGAAAAGGGAAATAAAAATAGCGGTAGGACTGTCTTTCTCTATCCAAAGCCTTTCGTCCCTTCCACAACGGATGATACCAATAATGAATCTATCAACGAGCCATACCAACAGAAAAATGAAGAAAAGTTGGATAAGAAAAGATGGAAAAAAACAAAATATGTATCCGAAGGGCTTTTCAAAGAATTGCTCATCAATAATGAAATAACTCAAAGTGCCCAGATAAAACACTTAGATGGAGCTGACGAATCTAAAGCTTCCGTTCTTTGTTTAAAAGAAGAAGTCGATAAATTAAAACTACCTAATAAAATTGTCATAGAAAACTACAAAATTTCTACTGTCATTGATCGTATAAATAATCAAACGACCCCATTCCCTCAAAACTTCTACGAAATTAATACCGATGAAGGAGTAGGACTTTGGTTCCTCGTTGAACTTCAGGAAGATGAACTCGATAAATTTAAAAAACTATTATCTACCCTTGGCGAATTAGGTCTCGGTGGAGAACGAACTTCAGGTTTCGGACATTTTAGTGTTCAATCTATCGAACCATTTACATCAGAATATATCACCGTAGAAAATGGCTTACTTAAAGTCAAAGGGCAAGAACAGCCCTACAACGCAGCCGTAACATTAAGCCTGTATCATCCCACAAAAGAAGAATTTGAAAAAGGTATTCTAACAGGAATTGCCTCTTACGAATGCACAGTCCGTGGCGGTTGGATTCATAGTATTGCCGGGTATGATAGCCCTAAACAGTCCATTCGTATGTGTATCGAAGGAAGTGTTTTCCCTGCTATTAACGGTATGCCTTATGGCGATGTTACCGACATTAGTTACGACCAGAATCCACATCCCATTTACCGTTCCGGGCTCGCCTTTAATATTTATTTTTACCATGCATCAAAAGAGGAGAACTAAAATGATTAATGATAAAAAAATTCATGGAGTATTCAAAATCACACCGATTACACCCATTCATATATCCGACGGAGAGAAATACCAAATCTTTGAATACTACATTGAAAA is a window of Candidatus Hydrogenedens sp. DNA encoding:
- the csm4 gene encoding type III-A CRISPR-associated RAMP protein Csm4 — encoded protein: MPYYRIKLKPKGPFFIGQNSHARKSTAIVHSDVLHSALICVSAITDTYWLCERATNLKLSSIYPYYKEKGNKNSGRTVFLYPKPFVPSTTDDTNNESINEPYQQKNEEKLDKKRWKKTKYVSEGLFKELLINNEITQSAQIKHLDGADESKASVLCLKEEVDKLKLPNKIVIENYKISTVIDRINNQTTPFPQNFYEINTDEGVGLWFLVELQEDELDKFKKLLSTLGELGLGGERTSGFGHFSVQSIEPFTSEYITVENGLLKVKGQEQPYNAAVTLSLYHPTKEEFEKGILTGIASYECTVRGGWIHSIAGYDSPKQSIRMCIEGSVFPAINGMPYGDVTDISYDQNPHPIYRSGLAFNIYFYHASKEEN
- the csm3 gene encoding type III-A CRISPR-associated RAMP protein Csm3, with translation KVVITGELELLTGLRIGGSESGISIGGADTVIIRNATDGKPYIPGSSLKGKMRCLLEKVHCPGKLNSVANSKIFTCDSLNTYNDPQRGIIFHIFGITNNEIEKLKRDNQSYKISSALPTRLIVRDASLTKESVQKLEESSYVDLPYTQLKTEVVIDRITSAATPRKIERVPAGVKFNYAFVLNLYNPPDLEEEWLKSILYTLKEGMDLLEDDYLGGMGSRGYGQIKFATREIKVENLNPEISLEENSTFKDWRKEFERKVSQ